The following is a genomic window from Verrucosispora sp. WMMD573.
GCCGGCCAACTCTGGTTGGTGGTCGTGCTGCTGGTGCTGGCCGGTGCCGCCGACCTGGTCAGCTCGGTGGTCCGGCAGTCGATGTTGTTGATCTACGCGCCGGACCGGATGCGCGGCCGGCTCCAGGGCGTGAACACCGTCGTGGTGGCCGGCGGTCCGCGCCTGGGCGACCTGCGGGCCGGTGCCATGGCGGCCGGACTCGGCAGTGGGGTGGCCTGGATCGGCGGCGGTGTCGCGGCGGCGGTGCTCGCGGTGCTGCTGGCCGTGGCCTTCCCGGCGCTGACCCGCTACCGGCCGCCGAGCGCGGTGGGCGGGCGCGAGCACGGTGAGGGCCGTGGACCGCGGCGAGCGGACGACGGCGTCGGCGGCTAGGGTCTGGCGAATGGACAGCCGCGATCCGCTTCCTCTGTCGGGAGCCCAGTGGAGCATCTCCGCCGCCGGTCACGAGGCGGTCATCGTCGAGTCTGGCGGCGGGCTCCGCGCCTACCGTCAGGACGGCGTCGAGCACGTCGACGGGTACGCCACCGACGAGGTGTGCCCGGGCTCGGCGGGGCAGGTGTTGGCCCCCTGGCCGAACCGGATCCGCGACGGCGTGTACACCTTCGGCGGGCAGTCGAGGCAGCTGAATCTGACCGAGCCGGAGCGGCACAACGCCATCCACGGCCTGGTGAACTGGGTGTCGTGGCACCTCATCGAGCAGCAGCCGGACGAGGTCACGGTCGGCTACGACCTGCTGCCGCAGCCCGGTTACCCGTGGCCGCTACGGCTGCGTACCAGGTGGAGCGTGAGCGCCGACGGGCTGCGCGCCGAGCACGACGTCACGAACGTCGGCACCGAGGCGGTGCCCTTCGGCTTCTCCGTGCACCCGTACCTGCAACTGCCGGGGGTGTCCGTGGAGGACATCGCACTGCGCGTACCCGGCCGGACCCGGCTGCTGCTGGACGGCCGGCTGCTGCCGGTCGGCGCGGCCACGGTGGCCGGCACCGAGTACGACTACACCGAGCCACGGCGCATCGGTGAGGCCGTCCTGGACCTCGCCTTCGGGCAGGTGAATCGGGACACCGACGGTGGTTCCTCGGTGACCCTGACCGGGCCGGACTCCTCGGCCGGGCTACGGATCTGGGCCGACGACCAGTTCGGTTGGTGGCAGGTGTTCACCGGTGACACGCTGACCGGCGAGCGGCTTCGCCGGTCGGTCGCGGTGGAGCCGATGACCTGCCCGCCGGACGCCTTTCGCTCCGGTCGGGATCTCATCACGCTGGCACCGGGCGACACCTGGCGCGGGAGTTGGGGCATCCGGCCCGGTGTCTGAGCGTCCGGCCAGGGGCCGGGCCGGCAAGTGAGGAGTACGGCGTGGAGTTCGCGGAGGTGGTCCGGCGGCGCCGGATGGTGCGTAACTACGACCCGGACCGCCCGGTCCCACCGGAGGTGGTGGAGCGGCTGCTGGAGCACGCCGTGCGGGCCCCGTCGGCCGGGTTCTCCCAGGGGTGGGGCTTCCTGGTGCTGGAGTCTCCGGAGGACCGGGAGCGGTTCTGGGCGGCCAGCACCCCCGAGGGCGGCGGGATGCAGCGTTGGCTGACCGGCATGCGCCGGGCGCCGCTGATCGTGGTGCCGCACGCCAACCGCTCGGTCTACCTGGAGCGGTACGCGGAGCCGGACAAGGGCTGGGCGGACCGGTCGACGGATCGCTGGCCGGTGCCCTACTGGTACGTCGACACCGGCTTCGCCGCGCTGCTGATGATGCTCACCGCCGTCGACGAAGGGCTGGGCTCCTGCTTCTTCGGCATCCCACCGCAGCGGTTGGCGTCCTATCGGGAGGCGTTCGGTGTGCCGGAGGCGTACCACCCGATCGGTGCCCTCACTATCGGTTATCGGGCCGCCGACCACCGGTCACCATCGCTGCGTCGCGGCCGCCGTCCGGTGGACGAGGTCGTCCGGCGAGGGCGGTGGACCTGACCCGAACCGGTGGTTTCGTCCGGTTGAGAACCGGACGGCCGGTGGCGAAACTGACATCAGGGAGCAGAACGTGAGGTGCGGGGTCCGGCTACGCTGGCACGGTCATCGGCGCCGCAGGTCGCAGCGCCATGCCGCGACCCGGCCCGGCGTCGTGGTACCGGCCGGCCAGGGGGAGGGGAGCGTCCGTCGTGATCTTCAGAGCGGTCCGGGACGGGCGTCCCTATCCGGAACACAACCTGACCCTGAAGCAGTGGGCGGAGATTCCGCCCCGCCCGCTGCGCCTGGATCAGCTCATCACCACCAAGCGCGAGTTGGCGCTGGACAAGCTCCTCGCCGAGGACTCCACCTTCTACGGTGACCTGTTCCCACACGTCGTGCAGTGGAACGGCGGTCTCTACCTGGAAGACGGCCTGCACCGAGCGCTGCGTGCCGCGCTGCAACAGCGCAACCAGATCCACGCCCGGGTGTTCGTGCTCGCCGAGGCGGTCGAGTGACCCCGGTTGACCTGCTCGACCTGGACGCGTCGCTGGCCGAGGAGGAGCGGGCGATCCGCGCCGTCGTGCGCCAGGTGGTCGACGATCTGGTCCGCCCACACGTCGCCGGCTGGTACGAGGCCGGTCACGTGCCGGCCCGCGAACTGGCCCGCGAGTTCGGCAAGCTCGGCCTGCTCGGTATGCACCTGACCGGGTACGGCTGCGCCGGCTCGACGGCCGTCGCGTACGGGCTGGCCTGCCTGGAACTGGAGGCCGGCGACTCCGGCCTCAGGTCGCTGGTCTCGGTGCAGGGTTCGCTGGCCATGTACGCGATCTGGCGTTACGGCAGCGAGGAGCAGAAGCAGCGCTGGCTGCCGGCGCTGGCTGCCGGCGAGGCGATCGGCTCATTCGGACTGACCGAGCCGGACCACGGCTCCGATCCGGCCTCGATGGCCACCCGGGCGCGCCGGGACGGCGACGACTGGGTGCTCGACGGCAGCAAGATGTGGATCACCAATGCGCCGATCGCCGACGTGGCGGTGATCTGGGCACGCACCGATTCCGGTGTGCGGGGCTTCGTCGTACCGATGGACACGCCAGGGGTGGCGGCGCGGGAGATCACCCGGAAGATGTCGCTGCGCGCGTCGCTGACCGGGGAGATCTCACTCGACGACGTCCGGCTCCCGGCGGACGCGCAACTGCCCGACGCGACCGGGCTGAAAGCGCCGCTGAGCTGCCTGACCGAGGCCCGTCACGGCATCGTCTGGGGCGCCCTCGGCGCGGCCCGCGACTGCCTGGAAACCGCGCTGACGTACGCGACGACCCGCACCCAGTTCGGTCGGCCGCTGGCCGGCTTCCAGCTCACCCAGGCCAAGCTCGCCGACATGGCGGTCGAGTGGAACAAGGGCTACCTGTTGGCCCTCCAGCTCGGCCGGCTGGCCGACGCCGGGAAGCTGCGCCCGGAGCAGGTAAGCGTCGGCAAGCTGAACAACGTACGGGAGGCGTTGACCATCGCCCGGCAGTGCCGGACCATCCTCGGCGCCAACGGGGTTTCCGGGGACTATCCGGTGATGCGGCACGCCAACAACCTGGAGAGCGTGCTGACCTACGAGGGCACCTCGGAGATCCACCAGTTGGTCGTCGGGCAGCGGCTCACCGGGGTATCGGCGTTCACCTGACCCTGGCCGGGCCATCTGACGGGCTCGACGAGCGGCTGTCGTACGTTGGGCTTACCGTCATCAACAGAGACCGCGTCTGACGAGGACGGTGAGGGCGATGGCACGCGACGGCGACATCAACGAGCCCACCAGCAGGTTTGCCGACCAACGGTCGGGCGACGTGCTCACGGACGCCCCGGACACACCACCGCAGACCCCACAGTCGGGTGGCGGAGCGGTCCGTGCCCTGCTCTGGGTGCTCGGCGCTGCGGCGCTCGCGGTGGTCGTGCTGCTCGGTGTGCAGACCACCGGGATCCTGCCCGAGTTTCGCAACCCGTTCACCAAGGAACAGACCGACCGCACGCAGCCGGCGCTGCTTGAGTCGATGCAGGATCTCAGCCGCTACGTGGCCGCCGAGGGCAATTTCCAGGTCGTGGTCGACCTGCAGAACGACCGGCGCAACGTGCCGGACTGGCTGCTCAACCAGCGGACCTTGTTCGTCGGGTCGGGCAGCGTCGAGGCATACGTCGACTTCGGCACGCTTACCGAGGGGGCGATCGTGCAGTCGGCCGACGGGAAGTCGGTCGAGATCAAGCTGCCGGCACCGCAGCTGGCCGAGACCAACCTCGACCTGGAGAAGAGCTACGTCTTCGCGGAGGAGCGCGGTCTGCTCAACCGCGTCGGCGACCTGATCGGCGGTGACCCGAATCGGCAGCAGGAGGTCTACCGGCTGGCCGAGGACCGGATCACCGCGGCCGCCCGGGACAGCGGCCTGAATGCCCGCGCCGAGGAGAACACCCGCAAGATGCTGGAAGGGCTGCTCCGCTCGCTCGGCTTCGAACAGGTAAGCGTCACCTACATCGCCCCCTGACCGCCCCCGCCCCCCCGTTCCCGCCCACGAGCGCGCCCACGCGCCCACGCGCGCCCACGCGCGCCCACGCGCGCCCACGCGCGCCCACGCGCCCACGCGCGCCCACGCCCCACGCCCACGCCCGCGCGCCCACGCCCGCGCGCCCACGCCCGCGCGCCCACGCCCGCGCCCCGCGCGCCCAGCGCCCCACGCGCCCAGCGCCCCACGCGCCCAGCGCCCCACGCGCCCGCGCCCCGCGCCCCACGCCCGCGTCCTGCGCCCCGCGCGCCCACGCCCGCGCCCCGCGCGCCCACGCCCGCGCCCCGCGCGCCCACGCCCGCGCCCCGCGCGCCCACGCCCGCGCCCCGCGCGCCCACGCCCCACCCGCCACGTGGCTGGGACGTGCAACTTCAGGGTTGCTGCTGCCTGCCGCGCGTCGGATACAGCAACAACCCTGAAGTTGCACCGGCTTGCGGGCGCGGCGCGGGGTGCGCGGCGCGGGGTGCGCGGCGCGGGGTGCGCGGCGCGGGGTGCGCGGCGCGGGGTGCGCGGCGCGGGGTGCGCGGCGCGTGGGGTGGGGTGGGGGTGGGGTCAGTGGCCGGGTACCAGGTGGCGGTCCTCGTTGGGCATGATGATCCAGAGCGCCAGGTAGACAATCACCTGGGTGCCCGGGAGCAGTAGCGACAGCAGGAACAACAGCCGGATCAACCCGGCCGAGGTGCCGAACCGGCGGGCCAGGCCGGCGCAGACGCCAGCGAGCATGCGCCCCTGCCGGGGCCGGACGAGTTTGCGACTCATTTCGTGTCACTTCCCCTCTGCGGCGTTCCGCCGCTGCTGGAGTCAACGCTAGGTACGGATGGCCGCCCTGCCCTCGGTCGGGAGGAGGAAGGCCACCTCGCTGACCCGTAGGTGCTTACCCGCGTGGGTTCCAGGCGACGCCTCCGGTCGGAATCAGGGGTACGGGATCAGGGGTAACTGCGACGCCGAGGGTGGAGGAGACGTGCTCCGGTGGGCGCTGTCGAGTTGAACCGTTTGTGCCGTCACGGGGGTGATTCGTCTGCGCCGTCGGCTCGACAGCGCTCGCACGTCGGTCATGGTGGCGTCCTGGGTAGTAGGCTCGCCGGTCGGACGCCCGCACCCGGGCGTCACCAGGGCCGGATCGCAGCCAGGACCGGCCACGACCGGATCGGCTCCGCAGCACGGAGCCGACCATGACCGGCCGCTGACCGGTGACCCCGGCGACGGCGAGAAGGCACAGCCATGATCAGCGTGTTCGACCTGTTCAGTGTGGGTATCGGGCCATCCAGTTCGCACACGGTGGGGCCGATGCGGGCGGCGCGTACCTTCGTCGCCGGGCTCAAGGCCGACGGTCTGCTCACCGGCACCGCCCGGGTGCGGGCCGAGTTGTTCGGCTCCCTCGGCGCCACCGGGCACGGGCACGGCAGCGACCGGGCGGTACTGCTCGGCTTGGCCGGCGAGGCTCCCGAGACGGTCGACACGGACGGCGTCGAGGCGCGGGTGAGCCGGATCCGGGCGGAGCACCGGCTGTCCCTGCTCGGCACCCACGAGATCGACTTTGACCCGGAGCGGGACCTGACGCTGCACCGCCGCCGGTCGTTGCCGTACCACCCGAACGGGATGCTCTTCTCGGCGTACGACGCGGGCGGGGCGGAGGTGCGCACGCGTACCTACTACTCCGTGGGTGGCGGGTTCGTGGTGGACGAGGCCGCGGCCGGCGCGGACCGCATCAAGCCGGACAGCACCCGGGTCCGGTACCCGTTTCTCACCGGCGCGCAACTGCTCGACGTGACCGCCACGACCGGGCTGTCCATCAGCGAAATCATGCTCGCCAACGAGGTGTCCTGGCGTGCCGAGGCGGACGTCCGATCCGGGTTGCTCGACATCTGGCGGGTCATGCGGGAGTGTGTCGAGCGCGGTTGCACCCGCGACGGCACCCTGCCCGGCGGTCTCAAGGTGCGCCGCCGCGCCGCCGAACTGCGGCGCAAACTGGAGGCCGACGCTGCCGCTCCGACCGTGGCTGCGCCCGCCGGGGTGGCGTTGACCGGTGGGACGCTGGCCGGACCGGTAGTGGGCTCCGGTGGGGATCCGCTGCACGTGATGGACTGGGTGACGCTGTTCGCGTTGGCCGTCAACGAGGAGAACGCGGCCGGCGGCCGGGTGGTGACCGCGCCGACCAACGGGGCAGCCGGGATCATCCCGGCGGTACTGCACTACTACACCCGGTTCGTGCCGGGTGCCTCCGAGGAGGGAGTGGTGCGGTTCCTGTTGGCGGCCGGCGCCATCGGGGTGCTGTTCAAGGAGAACGCGTCGATCTCCGGCGCGGAGGTGGGGTGCCAGGGCGAGGTCGGTTCGGCCTGTTCGATGGCCGCCGCCGGGTTGGCCGAGGCGCTGGGCGGCACGCCGGCCCAGGTGGAGAACGCGGCCGAGATCGGCATGGAGCACAACCTGGGGCTGACCTGCGACCCGGTGGGTGGCCTGGTACAGATCCCGTGCATCGAACGCAACGCGGTGGCTAGCATCAAGGCGATCACCGCCGCTCGGCTGGCGCTACGCGGCGACGGGGTGCACGCCGTCTCGCTCGACAAGGTCATCAAGACCATGCGGGAGACCGGCGCCGACATGAAGGTCAAGTACAAGGAGACGGCGCGCGGTGGCCTGGCCGTCAACGTGATCGAGTGCTGAGCGCTCGTGGGGCGGCGTTCACCGGCTGCTAACCTGTCGTCCGTTTGGAGCGGCCGGCGGCAGGGCGGTGGTGGCGAGGCGGGTCCTGGCCGAGGCTCTCAGCAGGCGGGAGACGGCGGTGACCTCTGGCGTCGGGGCGTTGTGGTCGCACCGCAACTCGCTGCGCATCCTGGTCCGGCGCGACCTGGCGGTGAAGTACCAGCAGTCGGTGCTGGGCTACTTTTGGTCGTTGATCGAGCCGCTGGGCATGGGCGCGATCTACTGGTTCGTCTTCGGTGTGCTCTACTCCCGCGACACCAACCGGTATCTCGGCGAGGCCGCCGGGTCCTACCCGCTGTTCCTGATCACCGGGATCTTCGCCTGGATGTGGACCAGTTCGGCGTTGAGCGAGGCGACTCACGCGCTCACCGGCCAGGCCCGGTTGATCACCACAATGAACGTGCCCCGGCAGGTCTTCCCGATCGGCCGGGTCGCCGGCCGCTTCGCCGAGTACGCCGCCGGCCTGCCGATCCTCGCCGGCATCGCGGTCTGGTACGCGGCGCAGGGCCGGATCGAACCGGGCTGGTCGCTGCTCGCCCTGCCGCTCGCGGTGCTGGTGCAGGCGACCCTGTTGATCGGGCTGGCGTTGCTGCTGTCGGCATTCAACGTGCTGATGCGCGACGTGGAGCGGTTCATGCGGCTGGTCGTCCGGGTGCTCTTCTACGCCACCCCGATCATCTATCCGCTGAGCCTGGTCCACGACTCCGGCCTGCCGAGCTGGGTCCGGGTGATCTACGAACTCAACCCGCTGGTCGGCATCTTCCAGCTGCACCACGCGGTGTGGTACCCGGACGAGTTTCCGGGTGGCCGACTGCTCGCCACCACCGTCGGCATCAGCGTGTTGCTGCTCGTGGCCGGCTGGTGGGCCTTCCGCCGGCTCGAACCCGCCGTGCTCAAGGAACTCTGATGAGTGAGACGATCATCGAGGCGGAGGGCCTCGGCATCCGGTTCGTCCGCAACCGCCGCCGGCAGTTGCGGCTGCGGGAGCTGTTCATCCACCGGGGTACGCGGGGTGCCTCCGACGGCCGGTTCTGGCCGCTGCGCGACGTCTCCTTCGCGATCGCCCCGGGGGAGACCGTCGGGGTGATCGGCCGCAACGGCACCGGCAAGAGCACCCTGCTACGGCTGATCGCCGGGGTGCTGATCCCCGACGAGGGGCGGATCCGGGTCTCCGGCGACGTCGCGCCGCTGCTCGAACTCTCCGCCGGCTTCGCCAACGACCTGACCGGGCGGGAGAACCTGTACCTGGTGGGCGGCCTGCACGGGCTCTCGTCGGGCTACCTGAAACGGCACTTCGACAACATCGTCTCGTTCGCCGGTGAGCAGGTGGAACGGGCCATCGACACCTCGGTGCGCCACTACTCGTCCGGCATGAAGGTACGGCTCGGCTTCGCGATCATCTCGCACCTGCCGCACCCGATCCTGCTGATGGACGAGGTGACGGCGGTCGGCGACGCCGAGTTCCGGGAAAAGTGCTACACGACAATCGATCGGCTGCTCGGGGAGGGGCGCACTCTGGTGCTGGTGTCACACAACGAAAAGGATCTGACCCGGTTCTGCCGTCGGGGCCTCTACCTCGACGCGGGTCGGCTGAGCGTCGACGGCACGATCGCCGAGGCACTGGCCGCGTACCACGACGCGGTTACCCGGTGACCCTCGCGATCGTGCTCGCCGCCGGATCACCGGCCGCGAGCCTGCCGACGGGTACCGGCGAGACGAATGTCGAACGGCTGGCCACCCAGTGGCGCCAAGCCGGCGCGACCGAGGTGCGGGTGGCCACCGACCTGGTCGAGCTGGCCGAACTGAGCGGCTCGGCGAACGCCCCGGTGGTGATCAGCGGGGCCGACCTGGTTGCCCACACGGCCGTCCTGCGGCACCTGCTGACCAGCCCGGTCGGGCCGACCGTGGCGTTGGTGCTGACCGATCCGCCCAGCGACGGTCGGACGGTGTTGCGCGAGGAGCGCGGCCAGGTGGTCGACGCGGGCCGACCCGAACAGTTGGCGGGGGATACGGCCACCGGCATCTTCGGCGGTGCGGTCCGGGTCGGCCGGGAGGACGTACCGGCGCTGGTGGCCGCCGCTCGTGCGGTCGCCGCCGGTCGGTTACCGGCCGGAGCCGTCGCGGTCGAGCTGTTCGAGTCGGCCGGACCGGTCGAGAGTGCGGGACCTGTCGAACCGGCAGGGCCGGTCGCCCGCGCCGGTACGGCGGCGGGGCCCGTCGTGGATCAGCTTTTCGCCGCCCTCACCGGGCAGGGCGCGCTGGTCTTCGCGCACCGGGTACGCCTGCTCGT
Proteins encoded in this region:
- a CDS encoding aldose 1-epimerase family protein, which encodes MDSRDPLPLSGAQWSISAAGHEAVIVESGGGLRAYRQDGVEHVDGYATDEVCPGSAGQVLAPWPNRIRDGVYTFGGQSRQLNLTEPERHNAIHGLVNWVSWHLIEQQPDEVTVGYDLLPQPGYPWPLRLRTRWSVSADGLRAEHDVTNVGTEAVPFGFSVHPYLQLPGVSVEDIALRVPGRTRLLLDGRLLPVGAATVAGTEYDYTEPRRIGEAVLDLAFGQVNRDTDGGSSVTLTGPDSSAGLRIWADDQFGWWQVFTGDTLTGERLRRSVAVEPMTCPPDAFRSGRDLITLAPGDTWRGSWGIRPGV
- a CDS encoding nitroreductase family protein, producing the protein MEFAEVVRRRRMVRNYDPDRPVPPEVVERLLEHAVRAPSAGFSQGWGFLVLESPEDRERFWAASTPEGGGMQRWLTGMRRAPLIVVPHANRSVYLERYAEPDKGWADRSTDRWPVPYWYVDTGFAALLMMLTAVDEGLGSCFFGIPPQRLASYREAFGVPEAYHPIGALTIGYRAADHRSPSLRRGRRPVDEVVRRGRWT
- a CDS encoding type II toxin-antitoxin system VapB family antitoxin; protein product: MIFRAVRDGRPYPEHNLTLKQWAEIPPRPLRLDQLITTKRELALDKLLAEDSTFYGDLFPHVVQWNGGLYLEDGLHRALRAALQQRNQIHARVFVLAEAVE
- a CDS encoding acyl-CoA dehydrogenase family protein produces the protein MTPVDLLDLDASLAEEERAIRAVVRQVVDDLVRPHVAGWYEAGHVPARELAREFGKLGLLGMHLTGYGCAGSTAVAYGLACLELEAGDSGLRSLVSVQGSLAMYAIWRYGSEEQKQRWLPALAAGEAIGSFGLTEPDHGSDPASMATRARRDGDDWVLDGSKMWITNAPIADVAVIWARTDSGVRGFVVPMDTPGVAAREITRKMSLRASLTGEISLDDVRLPADAQLPDATGLKAPLSCLTEARHGIVWGALGAARDCLETALTYATTRTQFGRPLAGFQLTQAKLADMAVEWNKGYLLALQLGRLADAGKLRPEQVSVGKLNNVREALTIARQCRTILGANGVSGDYPVMRHANNLESVLTYEGTSEIHQLVVGQRLTGVSAFT
- a CDS encoding DUF4230 domain-containing protein, with translation MARDGDINEPTSRFADQRSGDVLTDAPDTPPQTPQSGGGAVRALLWVLGAAALAVVVLLGVQTTGILPEFRNPFTKEQTDRTQPALLESMQDLSRYVAAEGNFQVVVDLQNDRRNVPDWLLNQRTLFVGSGSVEAYVDFGTLTEGAIVQSADGKSVEIKLPAPQLAETNLDLEKSYVFAEERGLLNRVGDLIGGDPNRQQEVYRLAEDRITAAARDSGLNARAEENTRKMLEGLLRSLGFEQVSVTYIAP
- a CDS encoding PspC domain-containing protein; translated protein: MSRKLVRPRQGRMLAGVCAGLARRFGTSAGLIRLLFLLSLLLPGTQVIVYLALWIIMPNEDRHLVPGH
- a CDS encoding L-serine ammonia-lyase; the encoded protein is MISVFDLFSVGIGPSSSHTVGPMRAARTFVAGLKADGLLTGTARVRAELFGSLGATGHGHGSDRAVLLGLAGEAPETVDTDGVEARVSRIRAEHRLSLLGTHEIDFDPERDLTLHRRRSLPYHPNGMLFSAYDAGGAEVRTRTYYSVGGGFVVDEAAAGADRIKPDSTRVRYPFLTGAQLLDVTATTGLSISEIMLANEVSWRAEADVRSGLLDIWRVMRECVERGCTRDGTLPGGLKVRRRAAELRRKLEADAAAPTVAAPAGVALTGGTLAGPVVGSGGDPLHVMDWVTLFALAVNEENAAGGRVVTAPTNGAAGIIPAVLHYYTRFVPGASEEGVVRFLLAAGAIGVLFKENASISGAEVGCQGEVGSACSMAAAGLAEALGGTPAQVENAAEIGMEHNLGLTCDPVGGLVQIPCIERNAVASIKAITAARLALRGDGVHAVSLDKVIKTMRETGADMKVKYKETARGGLAVNVIEC
- a CDS encoding ABC transporter permease gives rise to the protein MTSGVGALWSHRNSLRILVRRDLAVKYQQSVLGYFWSLIEPLGMGAIYWFVFGVLYSRDTNRYLGEAAGSYPLFLITGIFAWMWTSSALSEATHALTGQARLITTMNVPRQVFPIGRVAGRFAEYAAGLPILAGIAVWYAAQGRIEPGWSLLALPLAVLVQATLLIGLALLLSAFNVLMRDVERFMRLVVRVLFYATPIIYPLSLVHDSGLPSWVRVIYELNPLVGIFQLHHAVWYPDEFPGGRLLATTVGISVLLLVAGWWAFRRLEPAVLKEL
- a CDS encoding ABC transporter ATP-binding protein — protein: MSETIIEAEGLGIRFVRNRRRQLRLRELFIHRGTRGASDGRFWPLRDVSFAIAPGETVGVIGRNGTGKSTLLRLIAGVLIPDEGRIRVSGDVAPLLELSAGFANDLTGRENLYLVGGLHGLSSGYLKRHFDNIVSFAGEQVERAIDTSVRHYSSGMKVRLGFAIISHLPHPILLMDEVTAVGDAEFREKCYTTIDRLLGEGRTLVLVSHNEKDLTRFCRRGLYLDAGRLSVDGTIAEALAAYHDAVTR